In Streptomyces sp. NBC_00341, the DNA window CAGCTGTCGCTACTTCACCGGCTCCGCATAGTGGAGATCCACTGTGCCCGAGTAGCCGGGAAGAGTCACCGCCTGGCGCTCATCGACTTTCCAGCCGAGCCCGTACGCCTTCACGTACAGCAGGTAGTTCTGGATCGACGGGGAGGCGTTCAGCGCCTCCTTGAGCTTTCCGGGGTCACCCACGGCCGTGATCTTGTACGGCGGTGAGTAGACCCGGCCCTGGAGGATCAGGGTGTTGCCGACGCAGCGCACCGCGCTGGTGGAGATCAGCCGCTGGTCCATGACCTCGATGCCGCCGGCCCCGCCCTGCCACAGGGCGTTGACGACCGCTTGCAGGTCCTGCTGGTGGATGACCAGGTCGTTGGGTTGCGGATCGGGGTAGCCGGGGTTGGCGGTGGCGTTCGGCGGGGCGTCGTCGAGGGTGACGGAAACGGCCCGGCCGGAGAGCTTCGCGGTGCCGGCCGACCGCTCCAGCGCCTTGAGCCGGGCGTCCTCCGCCTTGGTGCTGCCGTCGTCGCGCTGGGCCAGGGCGTCGATGTCCCCGCGCACGGCCGCGGCGGATTCCTCCAGGCCGGCGTTCTTGTCGCTGCGCTGCTGGATGAGGTCGGAGAGCTTCAGCAGCGAGGAGTCCGTGCGGATGTCGGTGCCCTTGGCCGTGTTCGCGCTGGTGACGAAGATCAGGCCGGCCAGGGCGAAAACGGCAGCGGTGAGCACTCTGACCGGGTTCCGGAGGGAGCGCCGGACCGGCCCTGGGGGAGAGTCGGCAGAATTGCTCAACGTACCCTTATCTCCTTCGGCGCCACGGAAGCACTACGCTAACGGACGCCCGGGGGAGGCAGGATTTCCCCCTCGCGCCACGCCCGGCGTCAGCCAACAGTTCCCTGCGCGGTAACGCAGCGCATCGACAGGAGAGTTCCTCGTGCCGAAGTCACGTATCCGCAAGAAGGCCGATTTCACGCCCCCTCCGGCGAAGCAGGCAACGGCCATAAAGCTGACCAACCGCAGTTGGGTGGCGCCGGTCATGCTGGCGCTCTTCCTGGTCGGTCTGGCCTGGATCGTCGTTTTCTACGTGACCGACGGCGACCTGCCGATCGATGCACTGGGGAACTGGAACATCGTCGTCGGCTTCGGCTTCATCGCCGGCGGCTTCGGCGTCTCCACCCAGTGGAAGTAGCTCCGCCGAGCACGTAGCACCACAGCGGACCCCGGTTCCGCAACCCTTGCCCTGAGTTACCCACAGCGTTATCCACAGGCGGGGGAAAAGGTCAGACGATCTGTGGATAACTCCTTGGCCGTTGACGCCGGTGTGACCGCAGCCGCCCCTCACCCGGACGGTACGCCCCTTGTCCCTGCTGGAAAAACCCGGCTGAGCGGCAAGGGGCGCAGTTGTACCCACTGAATGCACAAGATCAGGTACACACTGTGGACAACTTCGATCACAAACGGTCCGTATCGAGCTGACGGCGCACTTTCTACGTCAGTGAGGCGGTTCT includes these proteins:
- a CDS encoding DUF881 domain-containing protein, coding for MSNSADSPPGPVRRSLRNPVRVLTAAVFALAGLIFVTSANTAKGTDIRTDSSLLKLSDLIQQRSDKNAGLEESAAAVRGDIDALAQRDDGSTKAEDARLKALERSAGTAKLSGRAVSVTLDDAPPNATANPGYPDPQPNDLVIHQQDLQAVVNALWQGGAGGIEVMDQRLISTSAVRCVGNTLILQGRVYSPPYKITAVGDPGKLKEALNASPSIQNYLLYVKAYGLGWKVDERQAVTLPGYSGTVDLHYAEPVK
- the crgA gene encoding cell division protein CrgA, coding for MPKSRIRKKADFTPPPAKQATAIKLTNRSWVAPVMLALFLVGLAWIVVFYVTDGDLPIDALGNWNIVVGFGFIAGGFGVSTQWK